A genomic stretch from Cloacibacterium caeni includes:
- a CDS encoding TolC family protein, which produces MKNYKTLIFTAMMGFPLSFSAQTAPSFKELVDAAMSKDAAIEQQNLESKANGLDQQKLKDIFLPKVEISGKGEYLNATAKFLSPEIAIPAIKPIFPGAVFPEGTFDNNFTLSGFDAAAKVEAKALLYSGGKVKYLKQALTEKNNATQALQVKNQDEVITQISKAYDQFALVAESKNVLDESKKRLDANKKTAEKALGYGLITPYDYKKIELAQATLDSKMVEYEGKKELLITQLHLLTGIDKGRIALINPNLEKIEYLVTDETIDNRAELKALDYGLKAIDAKIKAEKTWWIPKVQAMTSLSYMGFYNTNLSSSKELMPGTGAKLDYDLTNLNLLPIFQAGIGFKWDVFDGNEGKHEVEKAKIEREILESKKSDAERKLQLNLANNQTNYNIANAQVDLKATAKQIAKNALTQAEKEFRYGLIKATQLIEAENDLEVAELEYQTAVFNQRRAAIELMKSTQNLNLEKL; this is translated from the coding sequence ATGAAAAACTATAAAACATTAATTTTTACAGCAATGATGGGCTTTCCTTTGTCCTTCTCTGCGCAAACTGCTCCTTCATTCAAGGAATTGGTAGACGCAGCGATGAGTAAAGATGCTGCCATAGAACAACAAAACTTAGAGTCTAAAGCAAATGGATTAGACCAACAAAAATTAAAAGACATTTTCTTACCCAAAGTTGAAATTTCAGGAAAAGGAGAATATTTAAATGCTACGGCAAAATTCCTTTCACCAGAAATTGCCATTCCTGCGATTAAACCTATTTTTCCGGGTGCTGTTTTTCCAGAAGGAACTTTTGACAATAATTTTACTTTGTCGGGTTTTGATGCAGCCGCAAAAGTTGAAGCAAAAGCGCTTCTTTATTCTGGCGGAAAAGTAAAATATCTGAAACAGGCTTTGACCGAGAAAAATAATGCCACTCAAGCTTTACAAGTCAAAAATCAAGACGAAGTCATTACTCAAATTTCTAAAGCGTATGATCAGTTTGCACTGGTAGCAGAGTCAAAAAACGTGTTGGATGAAAGCAAAAAACGTCTGGATGCCAATAAAAAAACTGCAGAAAAAGCTCTTGGTTATGGACTAATCACCCCTTACGATTACAAAAAAATAGAATTGGCACAAGCTACTTTGGATTCTAAAATGGTAGAATACGAAGGCAAAAAAGAGTTGCTGATAACGCAATTGCATCTTTTAACAGGAATTGATAAAGGGCGAATTGCCCTGATCAACCCGAATTTAGAAAAAATTGAGTATTTGGTAACCGATGAAACCATCGACAACAGAGCGGAACTGAAAGCTTTAGATTATGGTTTGAAAGCTATTGATGCTAAAATAAAAGCAGAAAAAACGTGGTGGATTCCGAAAGTTCAAGCCATGACTTCGCTTTCCTACATGGGATTTTATAATACCAATCTTTCTTCATCAAAAGAATTAATGCCGGGAACTGGTGCAAAGTTAGATTATGACTTGACCAATCTTAATTTATTGCCGATTTTTCAAGCGGGAATTGGTTTTAAATGGGATGTTTTTGATGGAAATGAAGGAAAACATGAGGTAGAAAAAGCAAAAATTGAAAGAGAGATTTTAGAAAGTAAAAAATCTGATGCCGAAAGAAAATTACAACTCAATTTAGCCAATAATCAAACCAATTATAACATCGCAAATGCGCAAGTAGACTTAAAAGCGACGGCGAAACAAATTGCTAAAAATGCATTGACACAAGCCGAAAAAGAATTCAGATATGGTTTGATTAAAGCGACGCAATTGATTGAAGCGGAAAACGATTTGGAAGTTGCAGAATTAGAATATCAAACTGCTGTGTTTAACCAAAGAAGGGCAGCGATTGAACTGATGAAGTCCACTCAAAATTTAAACTTAGAAAAACTATAA
- a CDS encoding HlyD family secretion protein, with product MKNYIVISLFLVTLLSLGACKNETPQKLTEGKTKKEIVSFAPKVTGRILKIYVEEGQTVKAGDTLAMLDIPEVSAKIAQAKGATAAAAAQAQMAKNGATADQLRQLRAKQKGLAEQYQYAQKSFKRAQNMYKDSLLSPQNYDEAFAKLQGAKAQYDAVNAELHDVEIGTRLEKIEMAIGQENQARGVLQEANVAYSERYIIATNDMEIETISLNVGELATAGYALFNGYIPNSTYFRFTIPESKISKYQKGMTVNMKSTYGNQEFSGKIVSIKQLTKYADITTAFPDYQPEDAVYEIKVIPTDRAKVNNLLVNSSVTLK from the coding sequence ATGAAAAACTATATTGTAATATCTTTATTTTTAGTAACCTTACTTTCTCTCGGAGCTTGTAAAAATGAAACTCCACAAAAATTAACCGAAGGAAAAACCAAAAAAGAAATTGTTTCTTTTGCGCCAAAAGTTACAGGTAGAATTTTAAAAATTTATGTAGAAGAAGGACAAACTGTAAAAGCAGGAGATACGCTCGCAATGTTAGACATTCCAGAAGTTTCTGCGAAAATTGCTCAAGCAAAAGGAGCAACTGCCGCTGCCGCCGCACAAGCACAAATGGCAAAAAATGGAGCAACTGCAGATCAACTTCGTCAGTTACGAGCCAAACAAAAGGGTTTAGCGGAACAATATCAGTACGCTCAAAAATCTTTTAAAAGAGCGCAAAATATGTACAAAGACAGTTTGCTTTCTCCACAAAATTATGATGAGGCTTTCGCAAAATTACAAGGAGCAAAAGCGCAATATGACGCAGTGAATGCAGAATTACATGATGTAGAAATCGGTACAAGATTAGAAAAAATAGAAATGGCAATCGGTCAAGAAAATCAAGCGAGAGGTGTTCTTCAGGAAGCTAATGTTGCCTATTCTGAAAGATATATTATCGCAACCAATGATATGGAAATTGAAACCATTTCTCTAAATGTAGGCGAATTGGCAACTGCAGGTTATGCTTTATTTAATGGCTATATTCCGAATTCGACTTATTTCCGTTTTACCATTCCAGAAAGTAAAATTTCTAAATATCAAAAAGGAATGACCGTGAATATGAAATCTACTTACGGAAATCAAGAGTTTTCAGGAAAAATAGTTTCTATCAAACAATTGACAAAATATGCAGATATTACCACTGCTTTCCCTGATTATCAACCAGAAGATGCGGTTTACGAAATTAAAGTAATACCTACAGATAGAGCAAAAGTGAATAATCTATTGGTGAATTCTAGCGTAACTTTAAAATAA